From Carnobacterium alterfunditum DSM 5972:
CAAGAAGACAGCCGCTCAAAATTTGGTTATGAAATAGTTGTTAAAGCTATTAAAGTTATTGGAGAAAGTCATGATTATCCGATCACTCCAAAAGAACATGGAACAGAATTTTTAATGGATCATCGTCATTTGTGGTTGCGTTCTTCTAAACAACATGCCATTATGCATATTCGTAATGAACTTATTCTTGCTACTTATAATTTTTTCAATGAAGAAGGCTTCATTAAAATTGATCCACCAATCTTAACAGCTAATGCCGCAGAAGATTCGACAGAATTATTTCACACACAATATTTTGAACAAGAGGCTTTTCTTTCACAAAGTGGTCAATTATATATGGAAGCAGCAGCAATGGCATTTGGAAAAGTCTTTTCTTTTGGTCCTACTTTTAGAGCCGAAAAATCAAAGACCCGTCGTCATTTAATTGAATTTTGGATGATTGAACCAGAAATGGCTTTCATGGATCACGAACAAAGTTTAGAAGTACAAGAAAAGTATGTAGCTTATATCGTTCAAAGTGTCCTTGATAACTGTAGTGATGCTTTAGATGTATTAGAACGCGACAAAGAGGTACTAAAAAAATATACTGAATTACCTTACCCTAGAATCTCATATGATGATGCTGTTAAATTATTGAATGAAAATGGATTTGATGACATCACTTGGGGAGATGACTTCGGTTCACCTCATGAAACCTTTATTGCAACTCAATATGATAAACCAGTCTTTATCTTAAATTACCCTAAAGCTATAAAACCTTTTTATATGAAACCACATCCAGATCGTGATGATGTTGTACTGTGTGCGGATCTAATCGCTCCTGAAGGATACGGAGAAGTTATTGGCGGAAGCGAACGTGAAGTTGATTTTGAGGCTTTAACACAAAGGATTAAAGATTTCGGCTTAAAAGAAGAAGATTACGCATGGTATATGGATCTACGTAAATATGGTAGTGTGCCACATTCAGGTTTTGGCCTAGGATTAGAACGAGCTGTAACTTGGATTTGCGGGACTGAACATATCCGTGAATCGATTCCATTCCCACGTTTATTAAATCGTATTTATCCATAAAAAAAGTAGTGCAGCAACTTGAGCTTTTCTTAAGTTGCTGTTTTTTTAATCGTATCAGCGTCAGAGGGAAAATGCTTTTATTATGGTTGTACGATAGTTGGTGGTTGATTTATTAAAGCAATTTATATTTTTTTTAGAGGAACAGGAGTTGTTTATGACTTGAAAATCTGAAGAATTAAAAACTTCAGACGATCTGTTGGATCTCAATAAGCAGAATCATCGATTCCAAAATGATTTTTAGGTTGCTACACCAGTACGGTTCATCGAATAATCTGTACTTAAAAGCAGGCAGCAAGGAGGATAAAATCTTATGAATAATCATCTTTTACAAAAATGGCTCAAAGCTGGGGATACAACTGTATCAAATGTATTGTTGACTCATTATAGAGAAGTTGGCTTAACCAGTGAACACTTAATACTAGTTTTACAATTGAAATCATTTATTGACGTAGGAAATGATTTCCCAGACACAGAAATCATTTCAAAACGGATGCAAATTTCTTCTGCGGAGGTATTCCAACTGATCCATGATTTGATCAATAAAAAGTTGATCATAATTGAGACAGAAAAGAATGATGATGGAAAAACACGTGATAGTTACCGTCTAGATTTATTATGGGATAAATTGGGTTTAGTCATATCACAACAAGAAAATCAACAGCGTTTTGAAAAACAGCATTTATCGGAGCAAGAATTATTTCAATTGTTTGAAGCTGAGTTTGGCAGACCATTATCACCAATCGAAATGCAAACGATCGGTATGTGGTTGGATGATGATCATTATGCCATTGAATTAATTGAATTAGCTTTAAGAGAAGCTGTGTTGAACCAAGTATATAATTTAAAGTACGTTGACCGCATCTTGCTAAACTGGGAAAGAAAAAATATTCGAACGAAAGATCAAGTTGACAAAGAAGCAAATCGCCGAAGACAGGGGAATGCTAAGCCGACAACTTATTCAGTATCTAAAGAACAGACAACGAAAGTACCCTTGCATAATTGGTTGAATAATAATGATAATCCTTAATAAGGAGGAAAGTTATGCTATCTAAAAAACAAACGATACAGATGGTTGAAGCAATGGGTGAATTATTTCCTCAAGCGACCTGCGAACTGAACCATAAGAACGCTTTTGAATTATTGATCGCCGTTATGCTGAGTGCTCAAACGACAGATATTGCTGTCAATAAGCTCACTCCAACACTCTTTGCAAAATACCCTACACCTGAAGCATTTAGAGATGCACCAGTAGAAGATATTATGGAACAACTTAGGACGATTGGTTTATACCGTAATAAAGCTAAATTCATTAAAGGATGTTGTCAAAAATTAATCGTTGAATTTAATGGGAAAGTTCCTCAGGAGCGTCATGAATTAGAATCTTTACCAGGAGTAGGAAGGAAAACAGCTAATGTAGTCTTAAGTGTGGCTTTTGACGAGCCTGCTATTGCTGTAGACACCCATGTTGAACGCGTAACTAAGCGATTGGGTATCTGTCCACCAAATGCTACTGTTCGTGAGGTAGAAGAGATTTTAATGAAGCAACTGCCTAAAGATATGTGGAGCATCGCTCATCATCGGCTGATATTTTTTGGGCGCTATCAGTGCACAGCAAGAAACCATGATCATAATATATGTCTCCAACTATTAAAAGAAAATAGCCCGATAAAAGTACAGTAAAAAAAGCGGTTCTACATCAAATGGTGTGGATACTTCAAAAAAATTTCTTCTGGAATGGGCGTTATTTGCCCACAGTGCTTCATTTTAGGCTACAAGCAACCCGATTCCTCTATAAATTTTGGGTAAGTAATGCAATTAGATTAAGTCTATCAACACCAAATATTATACAGCCCAAAAAAGCAAGATGAGACGCGTCTAATGACGATATGTCTCATCTTGCTTTTTTGAATTTAAAATCTGAATTTCTAATAGGAGATGTTTTTATTCTGCTGGAGCAGAACTAGAAGCTTTTGATTCAGCAGTTGGAGCGCTGCTGTTTGGAGCAGAACTAGAACTACCGCTTGGGGCAGAGCTAGTACTTGAAGAACTTTCACTGCTTTCCTTTTCAGGTTCTTCCTTCACAGGTTCTTCCTCCACAGGTTCTTCCTCTTCAGGCTTTTCTTCTTTAGGCTTTTCTTCTTTAGGCTCTTCCTCTTCAGGCTCTTCCTCTTCAGGTTCTTCCTCTTCTTTAGGAGGGATGAGAACACTTATTGAAGTAGCGGGTCCAGTATCACCGTCAGCTTGTACAGCGAGAGTGATTGGGATTTCACCTGCAGGAGGACTTTGTATAATATATGAAAGATCATTAGTTGAATAAGACTCAGAGCCTACAGTCAAAAGGTAAGAGATGCCTTTTTGTGAATAAGCATTCCATTTGATTGATAAAGCATCTGTCTCCTCATTGTAGTTAGCTGTTAAGCCTGATGGAGCTTTTAATTCGATTGATTCTTCCTCATCTTTTTTACTTTCTTTTTCGGGAATTTTTGGTGCTACAGTAGTAGGTTCCGTTCCTTTAACAAATAATTCGTTAACAATTTTGTCTGTAGGAGTATCTGGACCTGCAAGTTTTGCAGGCATCGAGCCTTTTTCAACTGCAACTTCCACAACTGAACTTGGTTTTTTCCAGTCACTAGATTCAACAGATTCTGAAACGTACGACATCAATGCTTGATAGATTTGTTGAGGTAACAACCGTTCACTGCCCGAATTGTCGATCGAATCATAATAGTTATCTTTTCCGACCCAAACAGATAAGGCATAGTTCGTTGTATAACCAGTATACCATTTGTCAGGTACGCCATTCTCTGGAATATCATACTCTTGCTTTTTTTCATCCTCATAGTTGGTCGTACCTGTTTTTCCAGCTTGTGGAATTCCGTTTAGTCCCACTCGAGCAGAATTATTTGAAGCGACATCTTTTAACATATCCGTGATCATATATGCTGTTGAATCAGCCATAGCTTTAGTAGATTCAGGTTGAAGATCGATTTCTTCGCCATCTGCTAAAACGATTTTCGAAACGGTGTAGGGTTCAGTATACGTTCCACCGTTTGCAAAAGTAGCATAAGCACCAGATAATTCAACTGGAGTAATATTCCCAGTGAAACCATTTGACTCAACCAGAACATCTGATCCGGGGTTTAAAGTAGACGTGTTTATTCCTAGATTTGTTAAAAATTCATTGACTTGATCTTTTGGTACGTCTTTATAAATTTTTGTTGTAGGAACATTACGTGAATCAACCAATGCTCGACGTAAGCTGATTTGACCTTCGTAGTTATTATCATAGTTATTAATCGGCGTTCCATCATCAAAGGTATAAGGTTCATCTACTACTTGTTCATAAGTCGAGTACTGTAAATATTCAATTGCCGGACCATAAGCAGATAATGGTTTGATATTTGATCCAACACTTCGTTTTAATTCAGTAGCGTAATTTGTCCCTAATTGTACTTCTTGATTCCGTGCGCCGCCTAAAGCTTTTAGTTGGCCAGTATTGACATCTACTAAAGAAACGCCGGTTTGAATATCTTCATCTTCAATTGTGACGTATTCATCAGAATTTACAACATCGTATAGGCGTTGTTGTGCATCCATATCTAAATTAGTGTGGATAGTCAATCCAGATGTATAGGGATCTAAATTTGTTTTTCTTTCGACTTCAGCTAGAACTTCTTTAACGTATGGGTCAAAAACAAGTTGATTCGTTTCTTCACCAGAATGGTTGACCAATCCTTCTGAGACATCGACTGATTTAGCTTCTTCGGCTTCTGAAGCAGTAATAGCTTCAGTCTCCAACATCATATCTAAAACTAGATTGCGACGTTTTGTTGCATCTTTTGGGTTGGTGATGGGGTTGTAGGCATTTGGAGCTTGTGGCATTCCAGCAAGCAATGCAGCTTCTGGTAAAGTTAATTCAGCTATCGGTTTACCAAAATAGTATTCGCTAGCAGTACCCATTCCATATTTATTGTCGGACATATATACTTTATTAATATAAAAAGTTAAAATTTGATCTTTAGAATAGTCTCGTTCTAATTGAAGGGATAACCAAGCTTCTTGAGCCTTCCGTTTTAACGTTTGGTCTTCAGCACCTGTAGAGAAAACAGAAAGTTTAATTAATTGTTGGGTAATGGTACTTCCGCCTTCAGAAGCAAAACCATCTGTTACGTTTGCTACAACTGCTCCGGCGATACGGATAGGGTCGATACCGATGTGAGTGTAAAAACGTTGATCTTCAATGGCGGTAATGGCGTTTTTTAAGACTTTAGGAACGTCATTCTCTGTAACCAATTCACGATCTTCACCAGCAAGAGTTAAAAATTCGTTTCCTTCTGAATCAAGCAATGTTGAAGAGACCGTATCGGTCAATTCAGCTTCGGTTATTTCGGGTGCTGAGGAGACGTAATAAGCAAATAGACCCATACCTCCAATTAAAATTGCTCCAATTAAGATCAGTATTCCAATAAGTGATTTTTTCCAAATTGGAAGAGAGGATTTCTTGTTTTTGCTCCTTTTTTTTGAATGGTTTGCTTTTTGCGTTTGTTTTTTTGACACACGTGACATTTCTTTTTTTTCTGGCATAATTAAATCTACTCCTTATTTCTCTTGTTGGATAAAAATTATAAACTATTTCTTCCATAAATGAACGGAATAATTGTTTTTATGTTGATTTATCCTTATTCTTAATAATTAAACGATCCACAATTTTTAAATAGGGGACACGTGGCGAAAGTTCATAATACATTTCGTACCCTTTTTTTTCAAGCTCTTTTAATGGAATCGATTTTCTCCCATCACCTTGTTGGTTATTCCAATAAACAAGTAACTGTTCTGCTTCTAATAAAAAAAGACGCTCGCTTGTAGCAAAACGCATGATCACAAAACAAATGGCTTGTTGCTGGATACATTGCTGCATATGGACAATTTGGTGTTCATGGAAATTTTTCAATGGGAAGGAAAGTTTGTTCTGTGTTTCCTTTGCCTCAAAATCCAAATAATAACCTTGGTAAACGCCATTATAATCTGTTGTAGATGCATGTCTAAAGTAAGCTTCTTTAATAACGGCTGCACTTCTTTTAGGATAATCTACTTTGACGATCTGAACAGGGGTGGGCTTTTTATGAATAACAGCAATTTCTTTTGCTAAATAATATTGATTGCTTGCATTCAAATCTTCTTCTAAGGACATACCTCGCTTGCTGAATGAAGTCAACTGATTGTTTAGTTGCTTTTTTGGTGAAGATTTGTCATTATGGATATAGGTTTTACCATTAGGATATCGTATAGCCAATTGCAATCACACTCCTGAGTACTAGTATATCAAATAAAGTCCTTTAAAGAAAAGGAGAATCAAATAGTTTATGAGAAATTTATACATTAGCGGTTATCGAACATTTGAACTTGGTGTATTCAAGGAAGATGATCCAAAAGTAGCAGTAATAAAAAAATGTTTAAAACAAGAGATCAGTCAATTTATTGAAGAAGGAATCGAATGGATCCTAACGAGTGCTCAATTTGGTACAGAACAGTGGGCAATCGAAGTTGTCGATGACTTAAAAAAAGAGTATCCAACAATTAAAATAGCTATTATTTTTCCTTTTCTAGAATTTGGTTCAAACTGGAATGAAAAAAATCAAAGTAAGCTTAATTCATTAAAGCAAAAAGTTGATTATGTTGAAGCTACTTCCCATAAGACCTATCAAGATCCATCCCAATTAAAAAATCATCAAGCTTTTTTGTTAGAGCATTGTCAAGCGGCATTGTTAGTGTATGACCCCGAGTTTGAAGGGAAAACAAAGTTTGTTTATCAAGCACTAAAAAAGAAACAGGAAACAATGGGATTTGAGTTGAGATTGATAGATGTAGACCAATTGCAAAACAGCAGTATTGAAGAAGAAAACGATTGATCTTTTCGATTTTTCGACCTATTTATTCTCGGAGCAGCAAGATAATATAGAAATAAGTTTTTTTTTCTTATTATCTTTGGTATAATAAGAATTATTAGCAGAAACGAGAATAATGTTTTGTTAGAAGATGAAGCAAACAAAGAGGTGTGAACATGGCAAATAGATCACTAACAACAAAAGATATTCTTCAAAAAGAATTTAAACAAAGTATGCGCGGATATAATCCAGCTGAAGTAGATGAGTATTTAGATGAAGTGATTCGTGATTACGAATCATATAATAAAGAACTTACTCAAGTAAAAGCTGAAAACAATCGTTTATTGAGTAAAATTGATGAATTAGCAAAACAAGCATCAATTGCTAAACCTAATTATTCTTCTTCTCAACCTAATAGTACGGTAACCAATTTTGATATTT
This genomic window contains:
- the asnS gene encoding asparagine--tRNA ligase; translated protein: MNHITIVESKNHVGEEVEIGAWVANKRSSGKIAFLQLRDGSGFFQGIVVKSEVEEEVFQLAKSLNQETSILLTGVIQEDSRSKFGYEIVVKAIKVIGESHDYPITPKEHGTEFLMDHRHLWLRSSKQHAIMHIRNELILATYNFFNEEGFIKIDPPILTANAAEDSTELFHTQYFEQEAFLSQSGQLYMEAAAMAFGKVFSFGPTFRAEKSKTRRHLIEFWMIEPEMAFMDHEQSLEVQEKYVAYIVQSVLDNCSDALDVLERDKEVLKKYTELPYPRISYDDAVKLLNENGFDDITWGDDFGSPHETFIATQYDKPVFILNYPKAIKPFYMKPHPDRDDVVLCADLIAPEGYGEVIGGSEREVDFEALTQRIKDFGLKEEDYAWYMDLRKYGSVPHSGFGLGLERAVTWICGTEHIRESIPFPRLLNRIYP
- a CDS encoding DnaD domain-containing protein — translated: MNNHLLQKWLKAGDTTVSNVLLTHYREVGLTSEHLILVLQLKSFIDVGNDFPDTEIISKRMQISSAEVFQLIHDLINKKLIIIETEKNDDGKTRDSYRLDLLWDKLGLVISQQENQQRFEKQHLSEQELFQLFEAEFGRPLSPIEMQTIGMWLDDDHYAIELIELALREAVLNQVYNLKYVDRILLNWERKNIRTKDQVDKEANRRRQGNAKPTTYSVSKEQTTKVPLHNWLNNNDNP
- the nth gene encoding endonuclease III — translated: MLSKKQTIQMVEAMGELFPQATCELNHKNAFELLIAVMLSAQTTDIAVNKLTPTLFAKYPTPEAFRDAPVEDIMEQLRTIGLYRNKAKFIKGCCQKLIVEFNGKVPQERHELESLPGVGRKTANVVLSVAFDEPAIAVDTHVERVTKRLGICPPNATVREVEEILMKQLPKDMWSIAHHRLIFFGRYQCTARNHDHNICLQLLKENSPIKVQ
- a CDS encoding transglycosylase domain-containing protein, translating into MPEKKEMSRVSKKQTQKANHSKKRSKNKKSSLPIWKKSLIGILILIGAILIGGMGLFAYYVSSAPEITEAELTDTVSSTLLDSEGNEFLTLAGEDRELVTENDVPKVLKNAITAIEDQRFYTHIGIDPIRIAGAVVANVTDGFASEGGSTITQQLIKLSVFSTGAEDQTLKRKAQEAWLSLQLERDYSKDQILTFYINKVYMSDNKYGMGTASEYYFGKPIAELTLPEAALLAGMPQAPNAYNPITNPKDATKRRNLVLDMMLETEAITASEAEEAKSVDVSEGLVNHSGEETNQLVFDPYVKEVLAEVERKTNLDPYTSGLTIHTNLDMDAQQRLYDVVNSDEYVTIEDEDIQTGVSLVDVNTGQLKALGGARNQEVQLGTNYATELKRSVGSNIKPLSAYGPAIEYLQYSTYEQVVDEPYTFDDGTPINNYDNNYEGQISLRRALVDSRNVPTTKIYKDVPKDQVNEFLTNLGINTSTLNPGSDVLVESNGFTGNITPVELSGAYATFANGGTYTEPYTVSKIVLADGEEIDLQPESTKAMADSTAYMITDMLKDVASNNSARVGLNGIPQAGKTGTTNYEDEKKQEYDIPENGVPDKWYTGYTTNYALSVWVGKDNYYDSIDNSGSERLLPQQIYQALMSYVSESVESSDWKKPSSVVEVAVEKGSMPAKLAGPDTPTDKIVNELFVKGTEPTTVAPKIPEKESKKDEEESIELKAPSGLTANYNEETDALSIKWNAYSQKGISYLLTVGSESYSTNDLSYIIQSPPAGEIPITLAVQADGDTGPATSISVLIPPKEEEEPEEEEPEEEEPKEEKPKEEKPEEEEPVEEEPVKEEPEKESSESSSSTSSAPSGSSSSAPNSSAPTAESKASSSAPAE
- the recU gene encoding Holliday junction resolvase RecU, with protein sequence MAIRYPNGKTYIHNDKSSPKKQLNNQLTSFSKRGMSLEEDLNASNQYYLAKEIAVIHKKPTPVQIVKVDYPKRSAAVIKEAYFRHASTTDYNGVYQGYYLDFEAKETQNKLSFPLKNFHEHQIVHMQQCIQQQAICFVIMRFATSERLFLLEAEQLLVYWNNQQGDGRKSIPLKELEKKGYEMYYELSPRVPYLKIVDRLIIKNKDKST
- a CDS encoding DUF1273 domain-containing protein; protein product: MRNLYISGYRTFELGVFKEDDPKVAVIKKCLKQEISQFIEEGIEWILTSAQFGTEQWAIEVVDDLKKEYPTIKIAIIFPFLEFGSNWNEKNQSKLNSLKQKVDYVEATSHKTYQDPSQLKNHQAFLLEHCQAALLVYDPEFEGKTKFVYQALKKKQETMGFELRLIDVDQLQNSSIEEEND
- the gpsB gene encoding cell division regulator GpsB, which gives rise to MANRSLTTKDILQKEFKQSMRGYNPAEVDEYLDEVIRDYESYNKELTQVKAENNRLLSKIDELAKQASIAKPNYSSSQPNSTVTNFDILKRLSNLERHVFGSKLDETEDEMEDEI